One Alkalicoccus halolimnae DNA segment encodes these proteins:
- a CDS encoding ATP-dependent Clp protease ATP-binding subunit encodes MKCQNCNRREATVNVRVQQNYTKHNLQLCHTCFEELQAANKKPSGPEGGFPENMMNNLFKQFSSPSMGSGSADSQHYAQKEQAEGTSEGLLDELGSNLSNAAKAGLIDPVIGRDNEVERVIEILNRRNKNNPVLIGEAGVGKTAIAEGLALKISKGDVPAKLMDKQVYLLDVSSLVADTGIRGQFEERLKKIIAELQQRKNILLFIDEIHQIVGAGKAEGSMDAGNILKPALARGELQVIGATTLKEYRSIEKDGALERRFQPVMVNEPSLEEAETILLGIKDRYETYHDVKYSDEAVKACVTLSNRYIQDRFLPDKAIDLLDEAGAKMNLKAGSSSQEDIEKRLTELAEEKKAVLSKEDYEAAAKLRDLEERLEKQLEGQQKDNVITIEADTIQMIIEKKTGIPVGKLQDNESSKMKNLASNLSGSVIGQEEAVQKVAKAVRRSRAGLKAKHRPIGSFLFVGPTGVGKTELSKTLAKEMFGSKEAMHRLDMSEYMEKHAVSKLIGSPPGYVGHEEAGQLTEKVRRNPYSIILLDEIEKAHPDVQHMFLQIMEDGRLTDSQGRTVSFKDTVLIMTTNAGSGLSKQGPIGFGDTETMKEQNVLDFLTPYFKPEFLNRFDAIIEFNKLEKKHLVEIVDIMLKELQETLSEQKISMEVSQDAKEKLAQLGYHPSFGARPLRRTIQEHLEDRITELILDQETVGNIEVSVENETISLKQ; translated from the coding sequence ATGAAATGCCAAAATTGTAATAGAAGAGAAGCAACTGTCAATGTCCGGGTACAGCAGAATTATACGAAACACAACCTTCAGCTTTGCCACACCTGTTTTGAAGAATTACAGGCAGCTAATAAAAAGCCTTCCGGGCCCGAGGGCGGTTTTCCTGAAAATATGATGAATAATTTGTTCAAACAATTCAGTTCCCCTTCCATGGGCTCCGGGTCGGCAGACTCACAGCATTATGCTCAGAAAGAGCAGGCGGAAGGAACCTCAGAAGGACTGCTCGACGAACTGGGGAGCAACCTTTCCAATGCAGCTAAAGCAGGTTTAATTGACCCGGTTATCGGTCGTGACAATGAAGTAGAGAGAGTTATTGAAATATTAAACCGGCGCAACAAAAATAATCCAGTGCTTATCGGTGAAGCAGGAGTAGGTAAGACAGCTATTGCAGAAGGCCTGGCACTGAAAATCAGTAAAGGGGACGTTCCAGCTAAACTTATGGACAAGCAGGTATATCTGCTTGATGTTTCATCCCTTGTCGCTGACACAGGAATCCGCGGTCAGTTTGAAGAGCGTTTAAAAAAGATTATCGCCGAGCTGCAACAGCGTAAAAATATTCTCCTGTTCATTGATGAAATCCATCAAATCGTTGGAGCTGGAAAAGCAGAAGGATCAATGGATGCAGGTAATATATTAAAGCCCGCACTCGCCCGCGGGGAGCTTCAGGTCATTGGAGCTACGACATTGAAAGAATACCGGTCAATTGAAAAAGACGGTGCTCTTGAACGACGGTTCCAGCCTGTTATGGTGAATGAACCCTCTCTTGAGGAAGCCGAAACGATTTTGTTGGGTATTAAGGACAGGTATGAAACGTACCACGATGTCAAATACTCCGATGAAGCTGTAAAAGCATGTGTTACGCTTTCCAACCGTTACATTCAGGACAGATTCCTTCCAGATAAAGCAATTGATCTGCTGGACGAGGCTGGAGCTAAAATGAATCTTAAAGCAGGCAGCTCCAGTCAGGAAGATATCGAAAAACGTCTAACTGAACTAGCCGAAGAGAAAAAGGCCGTCCTCTCAAAAGAAGATTATGAGGCCGCTGCTAAACTTCGTGATCTTGAAGAAAGATTGGAAAAACAACTGGAAGGACAACAGAAGGATAATGTCATCACTATCGAAGCTGATACAATTCAGATGATTATTGAAAAGAAAACCGGCATTCCCGTAGGTAAACTGCAGGACAATGAATCTTCGAAAATGAAAAACCTTGCTTCCAATCTTTCCGGCAGTGTTATCGGTCAGGAAGAAGCTGTTCAAAAAGTTGCTAAGGCAGTCCGCCGTTCACGTGCTGGATTGAAAGCCAAGCATCGACCTATTGGTTCTTTCTTGTTTGTAGGCCCTACAGGGGTTGGTAAAACAGAACTTTCAAAAACGCTGGCTAAAGAAATGTTTGGATCAAAAGAAGCTATGCACCGTCTGGATATGAGTGAATATATGGAAAAACATGCTGTATCCAAGCTTATCGGTTCTCCTCCAGGTTATGTCGGTCACGAAGAAGCCGGACAGCTGACTGAAAAAGTCCGGCGCAACCCATATTCCATTATCCTGCTTGATGAGATTGAAAAAGCTCACCCCGATGTGCAGCATATGTTTCTGCAGATTATGGAAGATGGACGGCTTACCGACAGTCAGGGACGAACGGTCAGTTTTAAAGATACAGTGCTCATTATGACTACCAACGCTGGAAGTGGATTATCAAAACAGGGTCCTATTGGTTTTGGTGATACCGAAACGATGAAAGAACAGAATGTCCTTGATTTTCTTACTCCTTATTTCAAACCGGAGTTCCTGAACAGATTCGATGCGATTATTGAATTTAATAAGCTCGAGAAAAAACACTTGGTTGAAATTGTCGATATCATGCTGAAGGAGCTTCAGGAAACTCTATCTGAACAGAAAATCAGTATGGAAGTTTCTCAGGATGCTAAAGAAAAACTCGCCCAGCTCGGATATCATCCTTCATTTGGAGCCCGCCCGCTGCGACGAACTATACAAGAGCATCTTGAAGACCGAATTACCGAATTGATTCTTGATCAGGAAACGGTTGGTAATATAGAAGTAAGTGTGGAAAACGAAACAATTTCATTAAAGCAGTAA
- a CDS encoding Gfo/Idh/MocA family protein, which yields MKEKVGLALVGTWHVHTKGFIDKLNTLSNEKIEWKAVWDHDKDRGTKFAEQLNVPFIKQYEEILNDDAVDAVMIEAETNRHFELIIKAAKAHKHIFTDKVVAVTGEEAEEIREAVRGNNVKCVISHESLTIGAYQYAKHLISAGELGELLSIYFRRSHGMAKTNRLPESWYDRSTAGGGALIDLGVHGLSLLTFLGGLPESVHARMKYVTKREVEDTATVSVSFKNSSLLGAAHTNLVSGARGNLLEVTGTKGSLTILGEKNPDVFVDKGEGDGESLLVDQAVFATEGEVPVNLFIDFVLDQSDTRTELFGSGCDLDTAVTIVKMAEAAYESEKSGKSVYI from the coding sequence AAATAGAATGGAAAGCGGTATGGGACCATGATAAGGATCGTGGCACAAAGTTTGCTGAACAGCTGAATGTGCCGTTCATCAAACAGTATGAGGAGATTTTAAATGATGATGCGGTTGATGCCGTGATGATTGAAGCAGAAACGAATCGGCATTTTGAGCTCATTATCAAAGCAGCTAAGGCTCATAAACATATTTTCACGGACAAAGTTGTGGCGGTTACGGGAGAAGAAGCGGAAGAAATACGGGAGGCTGTACGAGGAAACAATGTGAAATGTGTAATTTCCCACGAATCTCTTACTATTGGCGCTTATCAGTATGCAAAACACCTGATATCAGCTGGAGAATTAGGAGAACTCCTTTCTATCTATTTTCGACGATCTCATGGTATGGCCAAAACGAACCGTCTGCCGGAAAGCTGGTATGACAGGTCTACTGCGGGAGGGGGAGCATTGATCGACCTGGGTGTCCACGGCCTCTCCCTGCTCACGTTCTTGGGAGGATTACCGGAATCTGTACACGCACGCATGAAGTATGTCACGAAGAGAGAAGTGGAAGATACAGCTACGGTCAGTGTTTCTTTTAAAAACAGTTCGCTTCTTGGTGCTGCTCATACAAATCTTGTTTCCGGAGCGCGTGGAAATCTGCTTGAGGTTACCGGTACGAAAGGAAGTTTAACAATCCTGGGAGAAAAGAACCCGGATGTTTTCGTTGATAAAGGTGAAGGGGATGGAGAATCACTACTGGTGGATCAGGCAGTATTTGCTACAGAAGGAGAAGTACCTGTGAACCTGTTTATTGATTTTGTCCTCGATCAGTCAGACACGAGGACGGAATTGTTCGGGAGCGGGTGTGACCTTGATACAGCAGTTACGATTGTCAAAATGGCGGAAGCTGCTTACGAAAGCGAAAAAAGCGGAAAATCTGTATATATTTAA